The nucleotide sequence GGCCTCGTCGACGAGGTCGATGGCCTTGTCGGGCAGGAAACGGTCGGTGATGTAGCGGTGGGACAGCGTCGCCGCCGCGACCAGCGAGGTGTCCTGGATCTTCACGCCGTGGAAGACTTCCAGGCGTTCGCGCAGTCCGCGCAGGATGGAGATGGTGTCCTCCACGCTCGGCTCGTCGACCAGGACCTGCTGGAAGCGGCGCTCGAGGGCGGCGTCCTTCTCGATGTGCTTGCGGTACTCGTCGAGGGTGGTGGCGCCGATCATGTGGAGTTCGCCGCGGGCGAGCATCGGCTTGAGCATGTTGCCCGCGTCCATGGCCCCTTCGGCGGCGCCTGCTCCGACGACCGTGTGCAACTCGTCGACGAAGAGCAGGATCCGGCCCTCGGCGGCCTTGACCTCGCTGAGCACGGCCTTGAGGCGTTCCTCGAACTCGCCGCGGTACTTGGCGCCGGCGACCAGGGAGCCCATGTCGAGGGCGAACACCGTCTTGTCGCGCAGGCCCTCGGGGACGTCGCCGCGAACGATGCGCTGGGCAAGGCCCTCGACGATGGCGGTCTTGCCGACGCCGGGGTCGCCGATGAGGACGGGGTTGTTCTTGGTCTTGCGGCTGAGGATCTGGGTGACACGGCGGATCTCCGCGTCCCGGCCGATGACCGGGTCCAACCGCCCGGACCGAGCCTCGAGGACCAGGTCCCGGCCGTACTTCTCCAGAGCCTCGTAGGCCACTTCGGGGTTGGCGGAGGTGACACGCTGGTTGCCGCGGACCCGGGTGAGCGCGCTCAGGAACGAGTCCCTGGTGATGCCGGCCTGTTTGAGCAGTCGCCCGGCGGCGGTCGAAGAGCTCTCCTCGGCCAGCGCGAGCAGGAGGTGCTCCACGGACACGTACTCGTCCTTGAGGCGTTTGGCCTCCCGTTCGGCGGCGTCGAGCAGGCGGGAGAGGCGCTGGGTGACGAAGACCTGGCCGGGTGCCGCGCCGGGGCCCGTGACCTTCGGGCGGCGGGAGAGTTCCTCGCCCACGGCAGCGCGCAGTTCCTGCGGATCGGTGCCGGCCTGTTGCAGCAACCGCGGGATCAGACCGTCCTCCTGGTCGAGAAGTGCGAGCAGCAGGTGTTCCCCGTCGACCTCGGTGTGCCCCATGCCGACGGCCGCGGTCTGTGCCTCCTGGAGGGCTTCCTGGGACTTCTGGGTGAGACGGTTCATGTCCATGGGGGTGTGTCACTCCTCGTGCCGCGGCCGCGCAGGGCGGCTTCGAGCAGGCTGATGCGGTCGAGCAGGTCGAGCACCAGGCCGATGGATGCGTAGTTGAGGCAGAGTCCGGTGCGCAGCCGCTGGATGCGGGCGAGGACCGCAGGGGCCGTGGGGTCGAACACCAGGCGCCCCGCGGCGTCGCGTTCGGCGTCGACCAGGCCGAGGGCGACGAACCTGCGGATCAGATCGGGGTGGAGGCCCGAGCGAAGGGCCACGGCGGCCAGGGAGAGCCTGGGGACGGGCACGAGCGCGTACCGGACAGCCGTCGAGGCGGTGAGGTCCGCGCCCGTCCGCACCGGACGGGCGCCCACGCCGGCCCGGCCGATGCCTGCCGCTCCCGCGGGTCGGTCGTTCATCACGTCCTCCTGGGGTCGAACGGGGAAGTGGCGGCGAGCTCCTCGAACAGTTCGCGCTCCCGGTCGCCGAGCTTGGGCGGCACCATGACGCGGAGTTCGGCGTACAGGTCGCCGTTCGCGCCCCGCGGGTTCGGCATGCCCTCGCCGCGCAGCCGCAGCCGCCGGCCGCTGGACGAGCCCGCGGGCACCGTGACCTTGGCCGTGCCACCGCCGGGTGTGGGCACCGGCACGGTCGCGCCCAGGGCCGCCTCCCAGGGGGTGACCGGGACCTGGACGTGCACGTCACGGCCGTCCAGCCGGAACCGCGGGTGGGGCTGGACGCGCACCCGCAGGTACAGGTCGCCCGCGGCGGCGTCACCACTGCCCCGGCCACCCTCACCCGCCAGCCGGATGCGCTGCCCGTCGGTGACGCCCGGCGGCACGTCGACCTCGTACCGCCGCGGCTGCCCGGTGGGACCGGCGAGCGTGACGGTTCGACGGCCGCCTCGGTACGCCTCCTCGACGGTGAGCGGCAGTTCGGCCTCCTGGTCCGCTCCGGGGACCCCGCCGCGCGCGGCTCCGGCTCCGAACATGGAGCCGAGCAGGTCCTCGATGTCGATGCCCTCCGCGCCGAGGTCGTCGCCGAAGCCGGTGGCGTACCGGACACGGGGACCGCCACCGCCTGCGGTCCTCCGACCGCGGAAGCCTCCGCCCGCTCCCGCCGCGACCCGTTCGTCGAAGTCCTCCGGGATCTTGCGGAAATCCTCGCCGAAGCGGTCGTAGCGGGCTCGGGTCTTGGGATCGGACAGGACGCTGTACGCCTCGTTGAGGTCCTTGAAGCGCTCTTCCGCCCCGGGGTCCTTGTTGACGTCGGGGTGATGCCTGCGGGCGAGTTTGCGATATGCCTGCTGGATCTCGTCCTGGCTCGCGGTCGGCGACACGCCCAACACCTCGTAGAAGTCCCGTGCCATGGCGGGTCACTCCCGCTTCGCGACGGTCACGGCGGCGGGCCTGAGCTGTCGTTCGCCGTCCCCGTACCCGGGGCGCAGCACCTGGACGACCGTGCCCGGTGGGGCGTCGGGGTCCTGGACGACACCGACCACCTCGTGCAGGGCCGGGTCGAAGGCCACGCCGGTCTCCGCATGCCGCGGGTAGCCGAGCAGTTCGAGGACGTTCACCGCCTGGTCGCGTACGGCCCGGACGCCCTCCACGATCGCGCCCGGATCGGCGCCCGCGTGGGTCAGGGCGAGTTCGAGGTTGTCGAGGACGGGCAGGAAGGCGGCCGCCGTGCGGGACCGCTCGACCGCCCGTTCGCGCTCCAGTTCCCTGGCGTGACGCTTGCGAAGGTTGTCGAGGTCGGCGAGTGCGCGCCGCCAGCGGTCCTCCAGTTCCTGGATCGCGGTCGTGTACTCGTCCTCGGCACGCGCGGGGCCTGCGGCGTCGGGTCCCGGTTCGCCGTTCCCCGCTTCGGACCGGGGCGGGCCCGGTTGGGGCAGATCCTCTCGCGGAGGGCGTCCGGCGCCTTCGGGGACCGGTACGACCGGATCCGACGCGGGCCGGTCGGGTTCCTGGGGGTGGGTGGGCATGGCGCGCCTCAGCCCTTGTCGAACTCGGCGTCGATGACATCATCGTCATCGCCACCGCCACTCGTGGGACCGCCGGCGGCGGCGTCCTGGCCGGGACCCTTGCCCGTGGCGCCCGCGCCCTGATGGGCCGTCAGCCCCGCGAGTACCTGCTGGAGTTCGGAGGTCAGGGGCCGCACGCGCTCCACGCCCGCCTCTTCCTTGACAGCCGCCCGGGCGTCGGACACGAGCATCTCGGCGCGTGCCTTCTCGTGCGCGGGCGCTGCGTCGCCCAGTTCGGTGAGACGCTTCTCGACCTGGTACGCGACGGCGTCGAGTTCGTTGCGGGCGTCGACGGCCTCGCGGAGTGCCTGGTCCTGGCCCCGGTTGCTCTCGGCCTCCTGGACCATGCGTTCGACCTCACTGCGGTCCAGGTTGGAGCTCTCGCTGATGGTGATGCCCTGTTCCTTGCCGGTGTCCCGGTCGCGGGCCTTGACGTTGAGGATGCCGTTGGCGTCGATGTCGAAGATGACCTCGATCTGTGCTTCGCCCCGCGGCGCCGGCCGGATGTCGGTGAGCTGGAACCGGCCCAGCACCCGGTTGTCGGCGGCCCGCTCGCGCTCGCCCTGGAGGACCACCACATCGACGGCCGGCTGGTTGTCCTCGGCGGTGGAGAAGGTCTCGCTGCGGCGCACCGGGATGGTGGTGTTCCGCTCGATGATCTTCGTCATCACTCCGCCGCGCGTCTCCACGCCCAGCGACAATGGTGTGACGTCGAGCAGCAGGACATCCTTGACCTCGCCCTTGAGTACCCCGGCCTGGATCGCGGCGCCCAGGGCCACGACCTCGTCGGGGTTGACGCTCATGTTGGGGTCCTTGCCGCCGGTCAGCCGGCGGACCAGGGTCTGGACAGCGGGGATGCGGGTGGAACCGCCGACGAGGATGACCTCGTCGATGTCGCTGTCGCCGACCTTGGCGTCGGCCATCGCCTGCTGCACCGGTCCGAGGCAGCGCTCCACCAGGTCGCCGGTGATCTGCTCGAACGTGGACCGCATGATCGAGTCGGTGAGGTGCTTGGGGCCCGAGGCGTCGGCGGTGATGAACGGCAGGCTGACCTGTGTCTGCGTCACCGAACTGAGCTCAGTCTTGGCCTTCTCCGCCGCCTCGAACAGTCGTTGCAGCGCCTGCGGGTCCTTGCGCAGGTCGATGCCGTTCTCCTTCTGGAAGTCGTCGGCGAGGTGATCCACCAGACGCCGGTCGAAGTCGTCACCCCCCAGGTGGCTGTCACCGGCGGTGGAGCGCACCTCCACCACGCCGTCGCCGACGTCGAGGATGCTCACGTCGAAGGTGCCGCCGCCCAGGTCGAAGACGAGGACGGTCTCGTGCTCCTTCTTGTCCATGCCGTACGCGAGAGCGGCCGCCGTCGGCTCGTTGATGATCCGCAGCACCTCCAGTCCGGCGATCCGTCCGGCGTCCTTGGTGGCGGTGCGCTGAGCGTCGTTGAAGTAGGCGGGCACCGTGATGACCGCCTCCGTGACCCGCTCCCCCAACTGCTTGGAGGCGTCGTCGGCGAGTTTGCGCAGCACCTGTGCGCTGATCTCCTCAGGCGCGTACAGCTTGTCGCGCACCTTGAAGCGGGCGGCCCCGCCGTCGCCCTCGACGACGTCGTACGCCACCGCCCTGGCCTCCTCGGAGATCTCGTCGAAGTGCCGGCCGATGAACCGCTTGGCCGAGTAGATGGTGCCCTTGGGGTTGAGAATGGCCTGGCGGCGGGCCAGCTGGCCCACCAGACGTTCCCCGGTGTCGGTGAAGGCCACCACGGACGGTGTCGTGCGGTTGCCCTCGCTGTTGGGCACGACGGACGGCTCGCCGCCCTCCCACACGGCGATCACCGAGTTGGTGGTGCCCAGGTCGATGCCCACTGCCTTGGCCATGGGGAACTCCTCCCGGTACGGCGCCTGCGCCGACCTTGCGGATCACGTTCGTTCAGGTAGAAGAGGGACCTCCGCCGGTTTCCCGACGATGCGCACGGAGGATCCCGAACACTCCCCAGGGTGACGAGCCGGACGGCTCCACGCCTGCGCCTGGCGGGCCAGGAATGCACGGGCCCGGTCGCCCCACGAGGACGAGAGAAAGATTCCGGACATCTCGGGTAGGCCGGCCGGGAGCGGGTACGCGATAGCACTCTCCTTCCTGAAGACTCGGGGAGAACGGAGTGATCCCATGGCCGACAGTCGGACGCACAGCCTGTACCACCGCCGCTCCGACTGGGAGGGCAGCCTTCCGCGGGACAGCGCCGGCGGGCGCCTCACAGGCGCGCGGAGATTCCCCCGCCCACCCGCTCCGACCCCGGCCGATCACCTCCGCGCGCTGATGGCGCTCTCCCGCGCCCTGTCCGACGCCCCGGACGAAGACGAGATCCTGCGACTGGCCATGGACCACATAGCCGCCGCGGGGCCGTACCGCGCCGAGGCCGGATACCTGAAGGTGGGCGGCGACCTGGTCCCCAGTCCGAGGAACGGGCGGGCGCACGCCTCGGCCGTGGGCCGCAGGGTGCGGGATCTGGCCGGGCGGGACGGTCCCGTGACCGTACCCGGCAGGTCGTGGGGCCGGGCTCTGGGGCTGCGCGGCCTCGAGGGACTCCACGGCTACCTCGTGGTGACGTCCCGCTCCCGGCCGTCCGAGGCCGATCGGTCCCTGCTCGCCACGATCGTCCGGCACACCGCTGCCGCCTTGTCACTCGCCTTCGCACACCACCGCCAACGCGAGGACGCGTTGGAGCTGCACCGGCTGAGGGACGAACGCACGACCCTCCAGCGGCAGCTGATCTCCGTCGTGGCGGAGCTGGGGTACGAGCGGGCCGTGCACTCGCTCATGGCCGACGTCGCAGCCTCGAGCGACGGCGAGGAGGCGATCACCCGCGCACTGCACAGGCTCACCGGACTCCCCGCGCTGGTCGAGGACCGCTTCGGCCGGCTGAGGTCCTGGACCGGCCCCAGCCGCCCCGACCCCTATCCCGAGCCGGACCCCGTGCGCCAGGACGCAATGCTGCACGCCGTCGCCCGTCAGGCCGGGCCGGTGCGGGTGAAGGACCGGCTGATCGCCCTGGTCCGCCCGCACGGCGAGATCCTGGGCGTACTGGCCGTGGTCGATGCCCGGGACGAGGCCGACGGGCACACCGTGCTCGCGCTGGAACACGCCGCCGCGTCGCTCGCCCCGGAGCTGACGCACCTGCGCGACCTGGCCGAAGTGGAACTCAGGCTGCACCGCGAGCTGGTCGACGACCTCCTGGCGGGAACGGACGAGGCGAGCGCGTACGCCCGGTCCGAGGCGGTCGGATACGACCTGCACCGCAGCCACTACGTCGTCGTGGTGCAGTGGCCGAACCGGACCGCGGACGATTCCTTCGCGCAGACCGTGGGACGGGCGGCTTCTGCCGTGGGCATGCGCTCGCTGCTGACCCGACGTTCCGACCACGTGGTCCTGGTCGCCGACGACAGGCCGCACGCCCGGGCGTTGTACGAGGCGCTCGCCCGGGAGACCGGGACACGGTCCGGGACGATCGGGGTGAGCGCCCCCTGCGACTCCCTGGACGACATCCCCCACCGCTACCAGGAGGCGCAGCGTGCCGTGGAGGTGCGCCGTCACTCCCGCGAGCGCTACGGCACGACGTTCTTCGACGAGATGGGCCTCTACCGCATCCTGGGACCCGGCAACGACTACCGGGAACTGGAGACGTTCGTCCAGGAGTGGCTCGGGCAGCTCATCGACTACGACTCCCGGCACCGCACGGCCATGGTGAAGACCCTGTCCCGGTACTTCGACTGCGGCGGCAACTACGACGAGACCGCGGAATCCCTCGCGATCCACCGCAGCACGCTGCGCTACCGGCTCCAGCGCATCCGCGACATCAGCGGCAACGACCTCGCGAACGTCGAGGACCGGCTGAACCTCCAGGTGGCGACCCGAGTGTGGAAGGTCGTGCTGGGCGGGCCGGGCTGATGCCTGGCTGGAACTTGTGTGCGGGTGGCATCAGCAGCAGTAGTGGGGCGGGGTGCCCTGCCAACAGCGCTGCGGTGGCGTGGGCCGGGCGGAGGAGGAGCATCTGCCGGCCCTGCGCATGCCGGGACCGCCGGCGGCGATCCGGTCGAGCGTCGCTGTGCGAGAACGCGGTGGCCATCGCGAGGATTCGTTCCATGACGCGGGCGACGACACGGCCGGGCGTGCGTCCTCGGGGCCGTTCGAGATCAACTGTCCCTCCCTCGGCAAAAAGCGCTTCACCATCCGACGGTCGGCATCCGCCGAGCGCGGTCGACCGGACCGCAGGTCAGCCCAGCACCTCGCCGATCGGGGCGTCGGCGTCCACGTAGCGCACGAGCTTGCGGTTCGCGAATTCCACGATGCCCGCGTCGCCGAGTTCGCGCCCGTAGCCGGAGCGCTTGATGCCACCGAAGGGCAGCTCCGGTCGGGACGCGGTCGGGTGGTTGATCCACACCATGCCCGCCTCCAGCCGGTCCGCGACCCCGCGAGCACGTTCCGGGTCGGCGGCGAAGACCGCGCCTCCCAGGCCGTAGGGGGAGGTGTTGGCCAATGCCACGGCCTCGTCCTCGTCCTCGACCCGGTAGACCGTAGCGACGGGGCCGAAGAGCTCTTCCCGGTAGGCCCGCATGTCCGGTGTGACGTCGGTGAGGACGGTCGGCGCGACGAAGGCGCCCGGCAGGTCGGGCCGCCCGCCGCCCAGCACCACCGTGGCTCCCTTGTCCACCGCGTCACGGACCTGCTCCATCAGGAGTTCGGCCGCGGCCTCGGAGGACAGCGGGCCGAGCGTGGTGGCGGGGTCGGCCGGATCTCCCGGTTGCACCTCGCTCATCCGGTCACGCAGCCCGGCGAGAAAGGCGTCGTAGACGTCGGCAAGGGCGATGAAGCGCTTGGCCGCCACACAGCACTGCCCGGTGTTGCCCATCCGGCCGAGGAACGCGGCGTACACGGTGCGCTCGAGGTTGTGACCGTCCAGCACGACGAAGGGATCACTGCCGCCCAGCTCGAGGACGGACTTTTTGACATTGCGGCCGGCGATCTCGCCCAAGCTCACGCCCGCCCGCTCGCTTCCGGTCAGTGACGCTCCCTGCACACGAGAGTCATCGATGATCTTTCCGACGTCCCTGCCCCGCACGAAGAGATTGGTGTAGACCCCGGTCGGCACGCCCGCATCCGTGAACAGCTGCTCGAGTGCCAGTGCGGACTGGGGGCAACTGCTCGCGTGCTTGAGCAGGATCGTGTTGCCGAGGACGAGGTTCGGACCCGCGAATCGGGCCACCTGGTAGAGCGGGAAGTTCCAGGGCATCACACCGAGAAGGACACCGAGCGGCTCGTTCACCAGCACGGCCGTGCCCTCGGGTACCGGCAGGGGCCGCTCTTCCAGCAGCTCGGGGCCGTGCTCGCCGTAGAAGGTGAGGATGTCGGACGCGAGGTCGACCTCTGCACGGCTCGAGTCGATCAGCTTGCCGACCTCAAGGGTCAGCAGCCGCGCCAGCTCCTCCTTGCGCTCCCTCATGAGCCGGCCGGCGCGTTGCACGAGGGCCCCACGGTCAGCCGTCGACCGGGCACGCCAGTCCGGAAAGCTACCGTGCGCCGCGTCGATCGCGCGCTCTACGTCCTGCGCGCTCAGCGCCTGGAACTCCCGAACTCTTTCGCCGGTGTACGGATTGACTGTGGCGATGGGGCTTCCCTGGGCAGTGACATTGGCGTCCATGGCGCCTCCCTGGAGTCGGGGTTCCTCGGGTTTCCATGCCCGGCCCCGCTCACACCTGCTCAGTCTGTCCCGTGGCTCGGCCTTCGGTACGCCTCCCGCTCACGGCGGCAGCGGCCCGGACGCTGGGTGTGCGCCGGGGACGGACGGCACGGCGGGTGACGCCCGCGGCCCACTGGTCGCTCGCGGGGAGACGTCTTCCGGCAGATCCGTGCGCGTCGTGCTGCTGGTGGCCGAGCCTGGCCCGTCCGGAGCGAGGCGAACGCAGGGCGACGACGTGGAGGTCGACCAGGTCGAGCAGCGCCCGCAGCGCCGAGCTGGGTCGCCGGGTCGACGACGTGCCGAGATGCATGCTCCAGCGGAGCACGGTGCCGGCGACGTCCAGGACGTGCAGGCCGGGGGTGCGGGCAACGCCGAACGCGGGCAGGAAGGCGATGCCCAGACCGTGCCGGGCCAGTGCCGCCCCCATGTCGATGTCGGGCACTTCCAGTGCGACCCGGCGTGCGACACCCGCCGCCGCGAACGCCCGGTCGAGCACCTCACGGTTGCCGTAGCCCGGCGGGAAGTCCACGAAGGGCTCCCCGGCGAGGTCCGCAAGTGCCACCTCTGTCCGCTGCGCGAGCGGATGGGCGTCGCTCACCACCAGGACGAGCGGCACGGTGGCCAGCTCCCGTGCGTCGATCCCGGCGGGTCTGTGCTCGGGCAGCGACAGGAAGGCCACGTCCAGGTCTCCGCCGAGCAGCGCGTGCGCCAGTCCCGCCGAGCCGGTCGTCGCCAGCCGCAGCCGGACGTCGATCGCCGGATGCCTCCCGTGGAGCTGTCCGAGGAGCGCGGGCAGGTCCACCACCTCGACCGAGGCCATGGCGCCCACGTTCACCGTGCCGCGCAGCGTGTCCTGTGCGGCGCGCACGGTGTCCTGGGCCGCCTGAGCGGCGTGCAGGGTGGCCCGAGCCTCCGGCAGCAGCGCCGCGCCCGCCCCGGTGAGCCGGACCCGCTGCGACGTGCGCTCGAACAGCGCGCAGCCGAGCTCGCGCTCCAGGGAGCGGATCGCGGCGGACACCCCGGACTGCACCACGTGCAGCCGACGGGCGGCACGCGTGAAACTCAGCTCCTCGGCGACCGCGATGAAGTGCTCCAGCTGACGTAGCTCCACACGGGAAGTGTCACTCGCATTGCTGGAGCCCAGCAAAAACATTCGTTGGCACTGATCCTGGCTGGTGAGGAGGATGGAAAGCACCGTCCACTTCCGCCCGGGGAGGGCCCCCTGCCTGCCGTTCCGACGCCGCTCAGCCGTCCCACAGCCGACGCCCCCGACGGCCCGAGCCGTCGGGTCCCGGCACCCACGCCCGCCGACCCGCCGCCCCGCGCCCCCGCCCGGCGTCGTGCCTCGCACGCGACCGGCTTCTGGTTCGTGGCGGTCGCCTTCACCGTGCTGATGGCCTTCGGCACCGCGCCGACCCCGTTGTGGCCGCTGTACGAGGCCCGGGACCACTTCGGGGCGACCACGGTCACGGTGGCGTACGCCTCGATGGTCGTGGGCGCAGCGGGCGCCTTCCTCGGACTGGGACACCTGTCGGACCGGGTCGGCCGGCGGCGCATCATCGTCCCGGCGCTGCTGGTCGGCATCGTCGCGTCGGTCGTGCTGATCGTGTGGCGGGACCTGCCGGGGCTGATCGCGGGCAGGATCCTGAACGGTGTCGGACTGGGGCTGATGGCCTCGACCGCGACGACGTACCTGCACGACCTCTACCACGAGGCCCGTCCGGATCGGAGGGATTCGGTGCTGCCCGGCATCGTGGCCACCGCCGCCAACCTCGGCGGGCTGGCCTCAGGGCCCCTGATCGCCGGTGCCGCCGCCGAGTGGCTTCCCACGCCCCTGATCACCACCCAGGCGATCTTCACGCTGGCCATGGCAGTGTGCCTGGCGCTGGTGCTGTGCACCCCGGAGACCGTGGACCTGGAACTGCCGGCGGCCGATCCGCCCAGCAGGTTCGTCCTGTGCCCCGGCGGCCGGCGGACGTTCGGCGCGGCCGGCGCGCTGGGCGCCTTCGCCTCCCTCGGGGCGAGCGTGCTCCACGGCACCCTGCACACCGACTCGCACCTCGTGGTCGGCCTGGCGGCCTTCCTCATGTTCGGTTGCGCGGCGGCCGCCCAGCTGGTGCTGGGCCGGCTCCCGCTGCCCCGGCTCCTGACCGTGGGGGCGGTCGTCTTCCCGGTCGGCCTGGCCCTGTGCGCCCTCGCCCTCCATCACCCGGCGCTCTGGCTCTACCTGGTCGCCGTGTCCCTGTCGGGAGCCGGCTCCGGGCTGCTGTTCAAGGCAGGAGTCGAACGTGCCGGTTCAGTGGCCGGTCCCGCCTCGCGCGCGGGGGTCCTCGCCGTGTTCTTCGTCGTCGCGTACCCGGGAATGGGCCTGCCCTCCGTCCTGTTCAGCATCGCCCTGCGGCACTTCGCCGTGCAGACCGCGATGATCGGCTTCGCGGCGGTCCTCTCCTGCGGCGCCGTCGTGTCGGTCGCCGTCGCGTTGCGCGACCGCGCACCCGGTCCCGGCACGCTCTCGGCGCAGCCCGCTAGCCCCTCCTGACCTCCCTGCGGCGCATGCGACACCGGCTGTCTGGGAGGCGCGGACCTGGGCACCCGGTCCGGGTGCGCGCGACACTGACCCGCGGCAGACGGGAGGCACGAGATGTCTGCGGAATCGGCCGGAACGATCGCACTTCCCTCCGGTGAGGAGATCGCGGCGCTCGGGCAGGGCACCTGGTACCTGGGCGAGGACCCGGCCCGGCGGGAACAGGAGATCGCCGCACTGCGGCTGGGCGTGGACCTGGGCATGACCGTCGTCGACACGGCGGAGATGTACGGCGACGGCGCAGCCGAGGAGCTCGTCGGCGAGGCCCTCCGGGGACGCCGCGAGGAGGTCTTCCTGGTCAGCAAGGTGCTGCCCGGCCACGCCGATCGGAAAGGCACCGTCGCCGCCTGCGAGGGCAGCCTGCGGCGGCTCCGTGCGGAACGGCTGGACCTCTACCTGCTGCACTGGCGGGGACGGTGGCCACTCGAGGAGACCCTTGCGGGATTCACCGACCTGATGGAGGCGGAGAAGATCCGTTACTGGGGCGTGAGCAATCTGGACGTCGCCGACATGGTCGAGCTGACCGCCCTCCCCGGCGGTGGTGCCGTGGCCGTCGACCAGGTGCTGTACAACCTCTCCCGGCGCGGCATCGAGTGGGATCTGCTCCCCTGGTGCCGCGAGGCCGGGGTGGCGGTCAAGGCCTACTCACCGATCGAGCAGGGGCGGCTGCTGCAGGTCGAGGCTCTGGGTGCCGTGGCCCGGGCCCTCGGAGCCACGCCGGCCCAGGTGGCACTCGCCTGGGTGCTGGCGCAGGGGGTGGCCGCGATCCCGCGTTCCGGATCACCCGACCACGTCCGGGAGAACCGCGGCGCGGTGGACCTCCGCCTTCCCACCGAGGCGCTCGACGCCCTCGACAAGGCGTTCCCGCCGCCCAGCGGGCCCGCGCCCCTGGATGTGCTCTGACGGCGTTGACGGGATGCCGTGTCCCCCGCTCGTCGCTCTTGAGGCGTTGCAACGCCGTGCAGCTTCCCGCCGACGGCCGGCCGGCCGTACGGCCGGCCGAGGGATGCCTGCGCACTTCATGCTGCTCTGCCAGGGGAAGAAGGGGCGCCCTTTTTCGGCCTCGGGTGAGGAGGCGCTCGGCAGGGGGCTCTGCGAACCTCGACCGGGTAACAGCCGACGGCGGCGCGGGCGGGCGCGAACAACGTCGTCCGTTCCGGGTAAGGAGGCGAGAGGCATGACCGTGATGGGTGTGTCGAAGTTCGAGAGGTTCTTCCGCGCCGCCGCAAGCCTCGACGTGGACAAGAACGACCTGAAGCGGTACGGCGACTTCGTCGACGCCAAGCTATACGACCTCCTGGTCGTCGGCCAGGCGTCGGCCAAGGCCAACGGCAGGGATACCGTCGAACCGTGGGACCTACCGATCACCAAGGGCCTGCAGGAGAGCATCCACCGGTTCCGGCGGCTCGACGAGGAGGTCGAGCTGAAGCCGATCCTGGAACAGCTCGCCACGCACCCTCCCCTCGACAGGACACCCACCCAGGAGGCCGAAGAGCGCTACCCCGAGATCATCGGCGGTCTCAGCGTCGCCCTCGCCGAGACGTTCAAAACCATGTATCCGGATGTCAAGAACCCGCAGACGAGTCACTGGGAGGGCGTGACCGCGGTGTTCGACCGGCTGCTGTAGCAGTCGCGCCCCGGTGCGTGGCGC is from Streptomyces asoensis and encodes:
- a CDS encoding MFS transporter, translating into MALILAGEEDGKHRPLPPGEGPLPAVPTPLSRPTADAPDGPSRRVPAPTPADPPPRAPARRRASHATGFWFVAVAFTVLMAFGTAPTPLWPLYEARDHFGATTVTVAYASMVVGAAGAFLGLGHLSDRVGRRRIIVPALLVGIVASVVLIVWRDLPGLIAGRILNGVGLGLMASTATTYLHDLYHEARPDRRDSVLPGIVATAANLGGLASGPLIAGAAAEWLPTPLITTQAIFTLAMAVCLALVLCTPETVDLELPAADPPSRFVLCPGGRRTFGAAGALGAFASLGASVLHGTLHTDSHLVVGLAAFLMFGCAAAAQLVLGRLPLPRLLTVGAVVFPVGLALCALALHHPALWLYLVAVSLSGAGSGLLFKAGVERAGSVAGPASRAGVLAVFFVVAYPGMGLPSVLFSIALRHFAVQTAMIGFAAVLSCGAVVSVAVALRDRAPGPGTLSAQPASPS
- a CDS encoding DUF1931 family protein gives rise to the protein MTVMGVSKFERFFRAAASLDVDKNDLKRYGDFVDAKLYDLLVVGQASAKANGRDTVEPWDLPITKGLQESIHRFRRLDEEVELKPILEQLATHPPLDRTPTQEAEERYPEIIGGLSVALAETFKTMYPDVKNPQTSHWEGVTAVFDRLL
- a CDS encoding aldo/keto reductase; this translates as MSAESAGTIALPSGEEIAALGQGTWYLGEDPARREQEIAALRLGVDLGMTVVDTAEMYGDGAAEELVGEALRGRREEVFLVSKVLPGHADRKGTVAACEGSLRRLRAERLDLYLLHWRGRWPLEETLAGFTDLMEAEKIRYWGVSNLDVADMVELTALPGGGAVAVDQVLYNLSRRGIEWDLLPWCREAGVAVKAYSPIEQGRLLQVEALGAVARALGATPAQVALAWVLAQGVAAIPRSGSPDHVRENRGAVDLRLPTEALDALDKAFPPPSGPAPLDVL
- a CDS encoding LysR family transcriptional regulator, which translates into the protein MELRQLEHFIAVAEELSFTRAARRLHVVQSGVSAAIRSLERELGCALFERTSQRVRLTGAGAALLPEARATLHAAQAAQDTVRAAQDTLRGTVNVGAMASVEVVDLPALLGQLHGRHPAIDVRLRLATTGSAGLAHALLGGDLDVAFLSLPEHRPAGIDARELATVPLVLVVSDAHPLAQRTEVALADLAGEPFVDFPPGYGNREVLDRAFAAAGVARRVALEVPDIDMGAALARHGLGIAFLPAFGVARTPGLHVLDVAGTVLRWSMHLGTSSTRRPSSALRALLDLVDLHVVALRSPRSGRARLGHQQHDAHGSAGRRLPASDQWAAGVTRRAVRPRRTPSVRAAAAVSGRRTEGRATGQTEQV